A segment of the Streptomyces dengpaensis genome:
CGTGCTGGGTGTTCAGGGGGTCCATCGGGTTCTCCGATCACGCGGGAGGGGAGCGCCCTCCTGGCCGTGGTGGCCGGGAGGGCGCGTGGGGGAGTGGCCGCGCGCAACGGCGAAGGGCGCCGCCGGAGTCGTGTCCGGCGGCGCCCTTCGGCGTTGCGCAGCAGGTGAGTTGGGGCTGGCGGGTGGGTAGTCACCGCACCTGCGCCCCGGGCATCCTCGATCCAACAGGCGCGGGGAAGGGGATCGGGTGGAGTTCGTCTTCGAGTGCGGGTGGTGCGGCGGGGACAACTTCTTCGTGGGCAAGCAGGTCGGCTTCTGGGTCGACAAGTGGGAGGTGCCCTCGGAGTGGGACTGCCGCTTCTGCGACGGACTCAACTACACGCCCGACCCGCCGTGGACCGAGGCGTAGTTCAGAAGCTGGAGATCAGCCCGGCGAGCGAGGCGAGGCCGCTGTTGATCGTCGGGGCCAGGCCGGTCGCGGCGAGGGTGAAGCCGAACAGCGTGCAGGCCAGCGCGGAGCCGATCCGGACGTATCCGCCCTTGACCAGGACGACGACGATGATGCCCAGCAGCACGGCGGCGGAGATGGAGAGGGCCACAGCGGATGGTGCTCCTTCGGGATCGGGTGGGGCCGGCCGTGCTCGGGCGGGCCGGCCCCGGGATGGGTGGGTGTGATCAGGCGTCGGTGAGGCTCTTGATGGCCTCCAGCGCCTGGCGGGCTGAGGTGACCTTCTCGGAGCGGCCGCCGGATCCGGATCCGCGCTTGCCGCCGCCGCCCTTGCCGCCTCCCCCGCCGCGCCGGCGGGAGCGGCCGTCGCCGTCGCCGTCGTCCTCGTCGGGCTCGGGCCAGAACTCGCCGGGCCGCACGGGCTCGTTCCAGTCGAACCACAGGCCGCGCTTCTCCAGCTCGCTGATCTCGTAGTCGGTGAGCCGGTTGACCTCGTCGGGGAACAGGTTGGACAGGTCGGTGTCGAAGTCCGCGTACAGCGACCGCATGAGCACGGCGCGGCCGTTGTCGAGGACGATGACGGCGACGCCGCCCGTGCTGACGCCGTTCTCCGGGTCGGCCTCGCCCTTGATTGCCCGCTCGATCGCGGAGCCTTCCTGGCGGGAGTAGCGGGCCGGGATGGTCGGCACGTCGTAGGCGTTCTCCATGGTGCCCTCCGCGGCCTTGCGGGTGGCGCCGGGCGAACCCATGTTGAAGATCACGGGCCTGCTGTTCTGCCGCAGGTTGTCCTTCATCTCCGTGGAGAACCCGTTGTGCGCGAACGGCGACTGGCCCGCCGGGTTGAAGCCGATGCCGTACTTCAGCCCGGTGACCGTGAGGTCCTCACCGTCCTTCTGGATGAACTCGCCGAAGTCCCCGTCCTGCGCCGCAGTCATGAACTCATCCGCGTACACGTTCAGCTGCCGGTAGGGGCAGCGCGTATCGCCCGGCTTGTAGTCGTGCGGCTGGCCGTCGTGCGGCCAGGGCATCTCCGCCCTGATCTCGCACAGCGCCTTCGCCGCGCGCACCTGGCGTGCCATCCACAGCGCGTTCGAGCCCTGCCGGTCGATGTACTTCCCGAGCACGGTGGTCTTTTCGTCCTTGCGGACGGTGGACAGCCACACCACCTGGCCGTCCAGGGACTGGGCGGCCATGTTGATCGCGAAGTACTGCGTCTTGCCGGAGCGGGACACCCCGAGGGTGAGGCCGTGGGCTGCGGCGTTCTTGTCGTGCTGGTACACCATGGTCTTCACCGGCTGGCCGGTGATGGTGAACCCGCACACGTACATGCCCTTGGCGTCGGGGGTGAGCAGCTCGCGGGTGGCGGGGAAGATCGCGCTGAGCGGTGGGGTGTCGAACGCGCTGATCAGGAACTCGTTGCCGTCGATGAGGACGAACACGCAGGAGTCGTCCTCGGGCAGGTTCAGCGCGCGGCAGACCTTGGCCAGGTCGATGCGCGGGGTGTCGGTGGAGTCGGCCATCTTCGCCCGGTAGAAGGTCACCCCGCGTTCGTCGTCGCGGGTCTTGTGGACCAGCTCGGAGCCGGGGGCGCCGCCCTTGGGCCCGCCGACCTTGTCCGTCCAGCGCTCCTGCGGGGTCGGCTTGGTGCGGCGGCGCTGGTTGGCGTCGGGGGTGATGCGGGCCTCCATCCAGCCCGGTCCGCCCTGGCGGCCGGGCTGGATCGCGACCTCCGCCAGGACGACGTCGCTGGAAGGCACAGCAAACGGGGCGGCGACCGCGGCCTCCGTAAGACCGGTGATCGGCCGTCCGGTCTCCGAGGCGCGCAGCAGGATCGTCATGTCGTGCCGCATACCGGGGTGCCGGGTGGCCTTGACGACGTGCGTACGGCCGGGCATCCCGGCGTTCTCCCACATCATCCGCACCTCGCGGGTGAGCAGGTCTGCGCCGTCGTCCGGCACGACCAGGGACGGCTCCGCGGCTTCGGCTACCTGCAGCTGCGGGGCCGGGGCGGCGAGGGCGGGACGGTGACGGCGGCGGGTGTGCCGGGAGAACGGCATCACCAGGTAGCCGGCCGCCGCCCATCCGGCGGCGAGCAGTCCGTCCATCCAGTACGGGCCCCAGCCGGTGGTGGTCTTGGCGGCGACGTCGACGGCGGCGGCCAGGACCAGCGGGGACCAGCGCAGGATCTTGCGTCCGGCGCCGTGCTCATCGCTCTTGGCGGCCAGGAACCAGGCGCCGATCCCGGCGGCTCCGGCCAGCTGGACGACCTGGTTGACGGGGCTTTCGGGATAGACGTTGGGGGCCACGGCCAGCACAGGCGCGGCGAGGGTGTAGGCGAGGCGTTCGAGCGTGACACTGCGCGGCGTGGTCACCAGCTGCTCCTTCGGGAACGGGGCACGGGCGGCCCCGCATGTCGCGGAGCCGCCCGTGGCGGGGTGGGTTGGGGGAGTGGGGTCAGCGGTTGAAGAAGGCCGGCTTGGGGGTCTTCTCGCGCCGGTTGGAGCGGATGTCGTCCAGCGCGCCGTACAGCTTGGAGTGGGTGCGCTTGGTCTCGTAGGTGAGGTCGGCGGTCTCCTGGGCGGTGTCGTGGAGCCTGCGGACCTGGATCGCGGCACCACCCAAGGCGAGCGAAACGTTGTTGGTCAGCTCCACGAACTTCACGTCCAGGTCGGCGTTGGCGATGTCGCGGGCGACGCCCTCGGTGCGGGTGGCGTTGGCCTGCATGCTGCGCCGCAGCGACTCGAGGTCGAGGGTGGCGTCGTCCATGGCCTTGCCTAGCTTGTCCAGCTTGGCCTGGACGGCCTTGTAGCGGTTGTCGCCGTCGGCCGGTGCGGGCGCCGCGCCGCTGGCGCGGGGTGCGAGATCGCTGCTCATCAGCGGGTGTCCCTTCCTGCTTCTAGTCGTGGTGGGCGGCGGCCGACGCGAACTTCAGGCCCGCGTCATCCTTGGCGTCCATGTCCTGGCCGTACACGCGAGCGACCATGGCGGCCGCGAGCATGGCGGCCTCGTTGGCGATGCCGCACTCGATCGCGCAGCGTTCGGCCTGCTGCTTCATGCGCCCCGCGGCGTCGGCGAGGTCCGTGATCAGGTCGGTGACGGCGGTGGAGATGTTGTGGTCGCCGACCAGGTCGGCGGCCATCTCCCGCAGGGCGTCGGCGACCTTGCCGAGCGCCTCCGCGAGGGATTCGGCCCGTTCCTTGTCGATGCCGGCCTGGATGGCGATGTTCGCCATCTCCATCAGGTACTCGTCGAACGTGATGTCCGTGCGGTGCTGGGCAGCCAAGGTGCCCTGCCCGGACGGCCTGCTGACCTCCGCGCTGCTCACGCTGCTCCCTTCGCTGGTCGGTCGGCTGGTGCCGGGCCGCTTCGTGTGCGGCTCGGGGGCGGGCGGCAGGCCCTTGGTGCCGGTCGTCATGGCCGCGGGCTTGTCGGGGACGATGTCCGCGTCGACGATGTCGTCCTCACCCTTGGCGTCGGTGCGCGGCGGGCGGGTGGGCCGGTCGGTCCACTCCCACGTCGGGGTGGAGTCCTCCTCGCCGAACGGGCTGTCCGCCGGACGGCCACGCCGACCGGCGCGACCCGTACGACCACGCCCCGCCCGCCCGGTCCGGCCGGTACGGCGAGTACGTCCACGCCGTCCGGCCCTGCCCGTGCCGCCGGTGCGCCGGCGCCAGAACCGACGACGCTTCTTCGCATCGCCAGACGCCCCGTCACCGGCAGTGGAGTCCTTACCCGGCTCATCGCCCGCCTTGCCGTCCTTAGCGGCGCTGGAGGCCCCGTCAGAGCCGTCCTTGGCGGCCTTCCCGTCGGTGCCGCCGTCGGTGCCCTTGCCGTCGTCGGTGCCCTTGCCCTTGGAGTCCTTGTCCTTGGTCAGGCTCACCTTCTCGGTGCCGTCCTTGGCGTCCTTCGCGTCCTTCGCGTCGGCGCGGCGTTTGTCGAAGCGGCGCTGGGCTTCCTCCGTGAGGGCCGCACCGAGGGTGGTGCGGCCGGGGTCGGCCGACGCCGCGGCTTCCCGCTTCGCCTTCCGCGCCTCCCCCCGCTCCGCTTTCTTGGCCCGGCGGTCCTCCCATTCCTTCTGCCGGTTGGCGCGGGCCTGGTCGCGGTCCTTGGTCCGGTCGGCGACGCCGGCGGTGTGCCCGGCGCTGCGCCGCTCCTGCCGCCCGGCCTGCCGGACCCCGGCGCGCTCCTGACGGCCGCGGGCGCGCTCAGCGCGGGCGCCGGAGGCCGGGCCGTTCTGGCCCCGGCCGCCGTCGCCCCTTGAGCTGCCAGAGCCCGTCTGGGAGCCTTTCGAGCCCCCGGATGCCCCGTTGCGCCCGGAACCGGCTGCGCGGCCGCCAGAGCCCGCCTGAGAGCCCTTCGTGCCGCCCTTGCCGCCCCCGGTCGACCCGGATCCCGAACGCCCGGCGCTGCCGCCGGAGTTGGACCCACGAGAGGCGGGCCCCTTCGAGCCGGAACCGGAGTTGTTGCGGGACGGACCGCTGCCGCCCCCGCCGCGCGAGGGCCCGCCGCCACCGCCACCGCCGGCCTTCGAGCGGCCCTTGTCCGCCCCCAGGCCGGAGCCGGACGACTTCATGCGGTCGGCGTCGGCCTTTGACCGCGCCGCCGCCTTGTCGCCCTTCGCTTTCATCATCGCGGTGTGGAGCTTTCCGTTCTGCTCCATCATCGCGACTTCCTGCGCGGTGCGGCCCTCCAGCAGCGCAGCCTTCCGCGCTATTTCAGCCTCACGGAAAGGCGATTCGCTTTCATGATTGGCCCGCGCCATTTCCAGCCGGAATTCCAGCCAGTCACCGAGACGGTCAGCAAGGGAACGAGGCTGGACATATTCGCCTTCCTCGTATTCGCCTTCCTCTTCTCCGGCTTCCGGCGGGGTAATTCCGTCCGAGCGCAGCGCCGCCGCCGGGTCCGGAGCTGCCGGAATCGTCGGCAGTTCCATCGTCGTTTCTTCCGGCGACTCCGGCGGCGCGGGGGGAATGTCCTCCGGCGGCGGAATGGTGTCGGCGTAATCCGGCATCGGCGGTGGCACGTACGAGGAATCACCGCGCCAGGGGCCGCGGACCAGGATCCCGTTCGGGTCGTCCACGTCGGACACGATGCACCTCCCTCCTGGACTTGACAGAGCGTGGGGTCTTGTGTGCACGCGTGTGCACGTGCACGTGTGCACGCTTTACACGCGCGAGGCCCCGCCGGAGCCCGGCGGGGCCTTCGCTGGTGACGTTCAGTGACGCGGGGGGTGCTTCGCGAGGACCTGCTCCGCGTACTGCAGGAGGTCGCTCCAGATCCGTCCGTCGCCCTCCGCTCGCTTGTCCATCGCGGTGATGAACAGGCGGCAGATCTGCGCGAATCCGACGTAGACGTCGCCGCGACCGGCTTTGACGTCCTTGGCGATTCGGGATCGTGCCAGGCGGAGCCAGAATTCCATCTGCCCCGCCTCGCCGCGAGATTCGCGGGCTTTGTCCGCCTCTTCCTTCAGCCAGTTCCTGCGCCGTTCGATGGAGCGTTCAGCGCTGCTGAGGGGGCGGTTCACGCCGACTCCCTGTTACCCAGGTCGTAAATCGACGTAGGAGCACTATAGCCGGGATTCTGGCGCTGCGCACCCTGCTGCGGCGGGTTGGGTGCGGCCTGGAGCTGCTGCGGGTTCTTCTTCCGCTGCCTTTCCAGCTCTTTTTCCTTCCTGTCCTTGGCCGTATTCACAACGGCCTCGTCGTGGGAGCGGCGCTTATAGGCGCTCTTTTCCAGGCCCTCGGTGAGGTTGTTCAGGTTCTTGAGGACGTTCCCGAGGGCCTTTTCGACGGGCATCGCGCGCAGCCTCGCGTGGTACCAGCGGTCACCCTCCACGTGCGTCTTGCGCAGGTGAACGCGGGTCTCGATCGCCAGGGTCTCCAGGTTCTTGCCGATGTCCAGCAGGACCCGCTGAACCTCGGCCAGGTACCGGGCGGTTGCCTCCGGGCTCTGCGCCACGTCGCGCAGAGGTACGTGCTTCTGGTCGTCGTTGCTGTTCATGCGAGAAGACCTCCAGGTCTCGGGGTTGGGGAAGGGGAAAATCCGCGATCCCCGAGGCTGTTGCGCGGGGTTGGGGCGGTACTCGGTCGTGCCTGGCCCGCGCCCCGCTCGGGGCGGGCACGGGCGAGCGGCCTGCCGGCCGTGGCCGTCACCGGTCCGCGCTCGGGGTGCGAGCGCGGGCCGGTGGCGACCATGAGCGGCAGGGGTTCCGCCAGGGGGTGAGCGCGTCGGCGCTCACCGGGCGCTCACCTACGCGCCCGGGGCGGCCTCTTCGACCTGAGCGCGCAGGCGCTGAGCGGTCGGGCGGGAGACCGGCTTGTCGGACAGGCCCGCGTCGGTGAGCGCGTCGCGGATCTCCGTCCACTCGGGACGGCGCCCGAGCTCGGTGTAGAGCAGACGGATACGAGCGTGGCGACGCTCGGTAAGCGCCTCCGTCTCGCTGCGCGTACGAGCGTCCTCCGCTCGCTGAGCGTCCGTCTCCTCTGTGGCGCGCTCACCCTCGTGAGCGCCAGAGGTGAGCGCCGGGCGCTCACGCTCACCGCGAACCTCCCTGGAGGTGAGCGCGCTCACGTCGGGGTGAGCGTGCTCGGTTTCCTCCACGCGCTCGGTGGTGTGAGCGTCCTCGGGGGTGAGCGTGTCGGCGAGCGCGGCGGGCGCCGTGTCGAGCTTGAGCGCCATCCGCTGGTCCAGCGGAGCCTTCCAGCGCCACAGCCAACCGTGCTCTTCCTTGAGCTGCGCTCGCAGGTACGTCTGCTCCTGGAGGCGGGTGAGCGCCTCCTGGTAGGAGGTGATCTCCCACAGGATCATCCGGCGGCGAAGGCGGGCGGTGGGGATTGGGGCGAGGATCCAGCGGGAGCGGCGCACCGTCTCCATCCGCTTCTTGCCGGTGACCGCGCCGATCCGCGTGGCGTACACGTGGGAGGCGATCTCCGAGAACACCACCCACAGCAGTGTGAGGGCGGCGTGCCCGAGGCGCCCCGACATGCTGTCGGAGGCGTGCCAGTTCAGGTAGACGGTCACGGCCGTCAGCGCCCTGGGTACCCACCGGATCCAGCGCAGCTCCATGCCCATGCGGATCAGGACCAGGTTGGCGCCGGTGAAGGCGGGGATGGAGACGTCGATGCCGACCGGCAGCAGCCACGGCCACTCCCAGCCCCACCCGGCCGCCTTGGTCTCCAGCGCGGTGTAGGAGGAGAGCAGACCGATGGTGGAGACGGCTGCGGCGGCCAGCACGATCGCGACGACTCCCACCAGCTCCCACCCGGTCAGCGGCGGCACGGCGCCGGCGGGCCGGGCGTCGTTGCGTGCCTTGCGCCGTGCGGCGCGCGACTCGGTCCGGATCTCCCGGCGACGGGCCCGCTGCACGGTGCGCTGCGTCGCTGCCTCCATGACCCGGTCCGCTTCGGCTCGGGCCTGGGCGGCGGCGGCCTGGTCGGCCGTGGCCTTCGCCGCTGCCTCCCGGGCCGTCTTCGCATCGGCTTCGGCCTGTTCGCGCAGCCGGGCGACGTCCTTGTCGGCGGCGGCCCGCAGTTCCTCAGCGGTGGACCGGGCGTCGGCCAGGGCGCGGTCGGCGTCCTGGCGAAGGCCGGCGGCCACCTTCTCGGCTCCGGCCCGCACCTGCACGGCCTGGTCGTCAGCGCTCTCGCGCATCCGGTCGGCCTCGCCCCGCGCCCGTTCCAGCACATGTTCGGCGTCGGTGGTGGCCCGGGTGCGGGTCTCCGCCGCGGTGCGCTCCGCACCGGCCAGCAGCTCGGTACGCGCGGTCTCCGCGTCGGCGAGGGCCTTCGCGGCGGCCTGCGCGGCCTCGGTCTGGACCTGCTCCGCCTGGGCGGCCGCCGTGGTGGTGACCTCCTGCGCCTGGCGGTGCGCGTCGGCGAGCAGCTGCTCGACAGCCGCCTTGGCGTCGGCGAGGACCTGGTCGGCCTCACCGGCCGCCGTCGTCGTGACGGTGTCGGCCTTGCGGCGCGCGTCGGCGAGCAGCTGCTCCGCCGTCGCTTCGGCGTCGGCCCGACGCTGGTCGGCGTCGGCGACCGCCGTGGCGGCGGCCTCCGTGCGGACCCTGTCGGCTTCCTTCATCGCGTCAGCGATGATCTGCGCCTGCTCAGCGTTGACCGCCTCGGTGAATGAGGCGGCCTCCGTACGGGCGCCTTCCATCAGTTCGTCGGCGCGCTCCTGGCCGTCGGCGAGGATGCGGGCTGCGTCGTCGGCGGCCAGGTCCCGGAGGTCGGCGGCGCGGTCGACGGCGTCGGCCAGGACCGGGTCGGCCTCCGGGTACACCACCGGAGCGGTGTTCTCGGGTGCGGTGGCCTGGGCGGGGATGGAGGCCGGCGGCGTCGGAGCCTTGGCGCGCCCGTTGGCGCGGGGCTTCGCGGCCGGGGCGGCCTGGCGCCTGCGGCGGGTGGCGGTCTTGGGTGCCACGGTGGTGTCCTCTCTTACGTTCCGGCGCCTCGTGCAAGAGGTCACCGCGGGTCGGCGTCGGTCGGTAGGGTCGTGACCAGGCCCTCCGGGACCCCGGCAGCTCAAATGCCGGGGACTCGGAGGGCCGTCTGCGTGAGTGGCAGGTGGTCAGCGCTGGGCGGGCAGCGTGCTGCTGTCCTGCCCGAGGTGCTGGCGCAGCCAGGCGACGGCGGCCGGGGTCATCGCCCCGGTGTCCGGCTCGCTCAGCGGCGCGGTGTCGATGTCGTGCATCGCGTCCGTCGCCGGAAGCGGCCGCATGTAGTCGGGGTCGATCCCGGCGCGGGCCCGGTTGCCGCTCAGCTCCGTCAGGTCGTAGAGGACCTTGCCGGTGTCGGCGTGCCGCCAGGCCCGCTCCACCCGGCCGACGAACGTGTGGCCGGGCTTGCC
Coding sequences within it:
- a CDS encoding chromosome segregation protein ParM; translated protein: MTTPRSVTLERLAYTLAAPVLAVAPNVYPESPVNQVVQLAGAAGIGAWFLAAKSDEHGAGRKILRWSPLVLAAAVDVAAKTTTGWGPYWMDGLLAAGWAAAGYLVMPFSRHTRRRHRPALAAPAPQLQVAEAAEPSLVVPDDGADLLTREVRMMWENAGMPGRTHVVKATRHPGMRHDMTILLRASETGRPITGLTEAAVAAPFAVPSSDVVLAEVAIQPGRQGGPGWMEARITPDANQRRRTKPTPQERWTDKVGGPKGGAPGSELVHKTRDDERGVTFYRAKMADSTDTPRIDLAKVCRALNLPEDDSCVFVLIDGNEFLISAFDTPPLSAIFPATRELLTPDAKGMYVCGFTITGQPVKTMVYQHDKNAAAHGLTLGVSRSGKTQYFAINMAAQSLDGQVVWLSTVRKDEKTTVLGKYIDRQGSNALWMARQVRAAKALCEIRAEMPWPHDGQPHDYKPGDTRCPYRQLNVYADEFMTAAQDGDFGEFIQKDGEDLTVTGLKYGIGFNPAGQSPFAHNGFSTEMKDNLRQNSRPVIFNMGSPGATRKAAEGTMENAYDVPTIPARYSRQEGSAIERAIKGEADPENGVSTGGVAVIVLDNGRAVLMRSLYADFDTDLSNLFPDEVNRLTDYEISELEKRGLWFDWNEPVRPGEFWPEPDEDDGDGDGRSRRRGGGGGKGGGGKRGSGSGGRSEKVTSARQALEAIKSLTDA
- a CDS encoding conjugal transfer protein TraB, translated to MSSDLAPRASGAAPAPADGDNRYKAVQAKLDKLGKAMDDATLDLESLRRSMQANATRTEGVARDIANADLDVKFVELTNNVSLALGGAAIQVRRLHDTAQETADLTYETKRTHSKLYGALDDIRSNRREKTPKPAFFNR
- a CDS encoding ATP/GTP-binding protein, which gives rise to MSDVDDPNGILVRGPWRGDSSYVPPPMPDYADTIPPPEDIPPAPPESPEETTMELPTIPAAPDPAAALRSDGITPPEAGEEEGEYEEGEYVQPRSLADRLGDWLEFRLEMARANHESESPFREAEIARKAALLEGRTAQEVAMMEQNGKLHTAMMKAKGDKAAARSKADADRMKSSGSGLGADKGRSKAGGGGGGGPSRGGGGSGPSRNNSGSGSKGPASRGSNSGGSAGRSGSGSTGGGKGGTKGSQAGSGGRAAGSGRNGASGGSKGSQTGSGSSRGDGGRGQNGPASGARAERARGRQERAGVRQAGRQERRSAGHTAGVADRTKDRDQARANRQKEWEDRRAKKAERGEARKAKREAAASADPGRTTLGAALTEEAQRRFDKRRADAKDAKDAKDGTEKVSLTKDKDSKGKGTDDGKGTDGGTDGKAAKDGSDGASSAAKDGKAGDEPGKDSTAGDGASGDAKKRRRFWRRRTGGTGRAGRRGRTRRTGRTGRAGRGRTGRAGRRGRPADSPFGEEDSTPTWEWTDRPTRPPRTDAKGEDDIVDADIVPDKPAAMTTGTKGLPPAPEPHTKRPGTSRPTSEGSSVSSAEVSRPSGQGTLAAQHRTDITFDEYLMEMANIAIQAGIDKERAESLAEALGKVADALREMAADLVGDHNISTAVTDLITDLADAAGRMKQQAERCAIECGIANEAAMLAAAMVARVYGQDMDAKDDAGLKFASAAAHHD
- a CDS encoding DUF2637 domain-containing protein, encoding MAPKTATRRRRQAAPAAKPRANGRAKAPTPPASIPAQATAPENTAPVVYPEADPVLADAVDRAADLRDLAADDAARILADGQERADELMEGARTEAASFTEAVNAEQAQIIADAMKEADRVRTEAAATAVADADQRRADAEATAEQLLADARRKADTVTTTAAGEADQVLADAKAAVEQLLADAHRQAQEVTTTAAAQAEQVQTEAAQAAAKALADAETARTELLAGAERTAAETRTRATTDAEHVLERARGEADRMRESADDQAVQVRAGAEKVAAGLRQDADRALADARSTAEELRAAADKDVARLREQAEADAKTAREAAAKATADQAAAAQARAEADRVMEAATQRTVQRARRREIRTESRAARRKARNDARPAGAVPPLTGWELVGVVAIVLAAAAVSTIGLLSSYTALETKAAGWGWEWPWLLPVGIDVSIPAFTGANLVLIRMGMELRWIRWVPRALTAVTVYLNWHASDSMSGRLGHAALTLLWVVFSEIASHVYATRIGAVTGKKRMETVRRSRWILAPIPTARLRRRMILWEITSYQEALTRLQEQTYLRAQLKEEHGWLWRWKAPLDQRMALKLDTAPAALADTLTPEDAHTTERVEETEHAHPDVSALTSREVRGERERPALTSGAHEGERATEETDAQRAEDARTRSETEALTERRHARIRLLYTELGRRPEWTEIRDALTDAGLSDKPVSRPTAQRLRAQVEEAAPGA